A window from Pirellulales bacterium encodes these proteins:
- a CDS encoding penicillin acylase family protein, with amino-acid sequence MRKFLIRGSLIVLVLLLAAVATGAWWVRRQVASSLPQLDGELLLPGLREQVVVERDGLGVPTIRAKNREDLAYTVGFLHGQERYFQMDLLRRNSAGELAEMIGPALVDHDREVRIHRFRQVSKAVVEAASPEERAIGEVYTRGVNDGLAALGNLPFEYLAMGITPKPWTSEDTVLVSFSMYLDLQGSDARHEAAHSLLAATLPGEMADFLAPRGTEWDAPLDGEVFATPAIPGPEVFDLRQEPIVKAVALVERPQPALSIFNWNDPDRHFGAHLGSNNWAVAGTHTKHGGAIVADDMHLGIAVPNIWYRARFVWPDENGGENSITGVTLPGAPAIVVGSNGHVAWGFTNSEGDWVDLVVIEPDPNDPESYLTPDGPRKYEHHQETIAVAGQPSETLEIVSTIWGPIIDKDSQGRSRAQRWVAHDPEGVNLHLMSLERAKTLEEAMRIANQCGSPAQNFTVADKDGRIGWTIMGRMPRRVGFDGRLPGSWADGTRRWDGWLEPEEYPKVVAPPEGRIWTANARVVSGDMYKTLGDGGYDLGARAKQIRDDLLAIDKASEADMLKIQLDDRAPFLERWQKLLLDTLNSEAVANRPERQEYRDFVEKWGARAAVDSVGYRLVREFRIAVTDEIFEPVTARCRAVKPDFKLSRLEFSEGPAWRLVSEKPAHLLNPKFKSWDEQILSVVDQQIDEATADGAKLADYTWGAFNTAKIQHPLSRAVPRLSRWLDMPAEPLSGSPSDMPRIQTQSAGASQRMAVSPGRESEGYFHMPCGQSGHPLSPHYGDGHAAWAHGEKTPFLPGKTVNTLVLKPAKS; translated from the coding sequence ATGCGGAAGTTTTTGATCCGCGGCTCGTTGATTGTGCTGGTACTGCTGTTGGCTGCGGTGGCCACGGGGGCCTGGTGGGTGCGAAGGCAAGTCGCCAGCAGTTTGCCACAGCTTGACGGCGAACTCCTGCTGCCCGGTCTGCGCGAGCAGGTGGTGGTGGAGCGCGACGGGCTGGGAGTGCCGACCATCCGCGCCAAGAACCGCGAAGACCTGGCGTACACGGTAGGCTTTCTGCATGGGCAGGAGCGTTACTTTCAGATGGATTTGTTGCGACGCAATTCGGCGGGCGAGTTGGCCGAGATGATCGGCCCGGCGCTGGTGGATCATGATCGCGAAGTGCGCATCCATCGATTTCGGCAGGTGTCGAAGGCCGTGGTGGAAGCGGCGTCGCCCGAGGAGCGAGCAATTGGCGAGGTGTATACGCGCGGCGTGAACGACGGCTTGGCGGCCTTGGGCAACTTGCCGTTTGAATACCTGGCAATGGGGATCACGCCCAAGCCATGGACCTCCGAGGACACAGTGTTGGTGTCGTTTTCGATGTATCTCGATCTGCAAGGAAGTGATGCCCGACACGAGGCTGCGCACAGCTTGCTGGCGGCGACCCTGCCGGGGGAGATGGCCGACTTTCTGGCGCCGCGCGGCACCGAATGGGACGCGCCGCTGGATGGCGAAGTGTTTGCCACGCCAGCAATTCCGGGACCGGAGGTGTTTGACTTGCGCCAAGAACCGATCGTCAAAGCGGTGGCGCTCGTTGAAAGGCCGCAGCCCGCCTTGTCGATCTTTAACTGGAACGACCCCGACCGCCATTTTGGCGCGCACCTGGGGAGCAACAATTGGGCGGTGGCGGGAACGCACACCAAGCATGGCGGCGCGATTGTGGCGGACGACATGCACCTGGGAATCGCCGTGCCCAACATTTGGTATCGCGCGAGGTTTGTATGGCCCGATGAGAACGGCGGCGAAAACAGTATCACTGGCGTGACACTGCCGGGCGCGCCCGCCATTGTGGTCGGCAGCAACGGGCATGTGGCCTGGGGATTCACAAACAGCGAGGGGGATTGGGTCGATTTGGTGGTGATCGAACCCGACCCGAACGATCCCGAGTCGTATCTCACGCCCGACGGTCCACGCAAGTACGAGCATCACCAAGAGACGATCGCGGTGGCGGGTCAACCCAGCGAGACGCTCGAAATTGTGTCGACCATCTGGGGACCGATCATTGACAAGGACAGTCAGGGGAGGTCGCGAGCGCAGCGCTGGGTGGCGCATGATCCCGAGGGGGTGAATCTGCACCTCATGAGCCTGGAACGGGCAAAGACTCTGGAAGAGGCGATGCGGATCGCCAACCAGTGTGGATCGCCGGCGCAGAACTTCACCGTGGCGGACAAAGACGGCCGCATTGGCTGGACGATCATGGGGCGGATGCCGCGGCGCGTGGGGTTCGATGGCCGACTGCCCGGCTCTTGGGCCGATGGCACGCGCCGCTGGGATGGCTGGCTGGAACCGGAGGAGTATCCCAAGGTGGTGGCGCCGCCGGAGGGACGCATCTGGACCGCCAACGCGCGCGTGGTGAGCGGCGACATGTACAAGACGTTGGGCGACGGCGGCTACGACCTGGGGGCGCGAGCCAAGCAAATTCGCGACGATCTCTTGGCAATCGACAAGGCCAGCGAAGCGGACATGCTGAAGATTCAGCTTGATGATCGCGCGCCATTCTTGGAGCGCTGGCAGAAGTTGCTGCTCGACACCTTGAACAGCGAGGCGGTCGCCAACCGGCCCGAGCGACAGGAGTATCGAGACTTCGTCGAAAAGTGGGGCGCGCGGGCAGCGGTCGACTCGGTGGGCTATCGGCTGGTGCGAGAATTTCGGATTGCCGTGACGGACGAGATATTCGAGCCTGTCACGGCGCGCTGCCGCGCGGTAAAGCCCGACTTCAAGCTGTCGCGGCTGGAGTTTTCAGAAGGACCGGCATGGCGACTGGTCAGCGAGAAGCCGGCGCACCTGCTCAACCCAAAGTTCAAGAGTTGGGACGAACAAATCTTATCGGTTGTCGATCAACAGATTGACGAAGCGACCGCCGATGGCGCCAAGCTAGCGGATTACACCTGGGGCGCGTTCAACACCGCCAAGATTCAACACCCGCTGAGTCGCGCCGTGCCGAGGCTGTCGCGCTGGCTCGACATGCCGGCCGAGCCGCTGTCGGGCAGCCCATCGGACATGCCGAGGATTCAAACGCAAAGTGCCGGCGCGTCGCAGCGGATGGCGGTGTCTCCCGGACGCGAGAGCGAAGGCTATTTTCACATGCCGTGCGGTCAGAGCGGGCATCCGCTATCGCCTCACTATGGAGACGGGCACGCCGCTTGGGCGCATGGCGAGAAGACCCCTTTCTTGCCCGGGAAGACAGTGAACACTTTGGTATTGAAGCCGGCCAAGAGTTGA
- a CDS encoding metallophosphoesterase: MAERDYQGLLLIGDPHLEGRVPGHRKDEYPRVILDKLAWCLDYARGERLLPIILGDLFDKPRDNPTWMIGELLSLFTGEIIGLYGNHDCADPALCDHDSLSLLVRAGRLRLVDEASPWRGEMNGRSVVVGGSSYRCPLLKQFDPQRNGDAAPPLVVWLAHHDILIPGYDAGRVVPVEIPGVDLVVNGHIHRRLEDIQTGGTLWLTPGNISRRSRSDATCDHTPAVLRIDVSKEAYLCSHIEVPHRPFDEVFHPAVADDAPVDSQSAFVAGLAELQARRTASGAGLIDFLKQNVATLEGDVAAEILSLANEVTAHE, encoded by the coding sequence ATGGCTGAGCGCGACTATCAGGGACTGTTATTGATTGGCGACCCGCATCTCGAAGGCCGCGTGCCCGGCCACCGCAAGGACGAATACCCGCGCGTCATTCTCGATAAGCTCGCCTGGTGCCTCGACTACGCGCGTGGCGAGCGGCTGCTGCCGATCATCCTGGGCGACCTGTTCGACAAACCGCGCGACAACCCCACGTGGATGATCGGCGAACTGCTGTCGCTGTTCACCGGCGAGATCATCGGCCTGTACGGCAACCACGACTGCGCCGACCCTGCCCTCTGCGACCACGATTCGCTTAGCTTGTTGGTGCGCGCCGGTCGCCTGCGGTTAGTCGACGAAGCGTCCCCCTGGCGCGGCGAGATGAATGGCCGCTCGGTGGTGGTTGGCGGCTCCTCCTACCGCTGTCCCTTACTTAAGCAGTTTGACCCCCAGCGCAACGGCGACGCCGCACCGCCGCTGGTGGTGTGGCTGGCGCATCACGACATCTTGATCCCGGGCTACGACGCCGGGCGCGTCGTGCCGGTCGAAATTCCGGGCGTCGATCTGGTGGTGAATGGCCACATCCACCGTCGTCTCGAAGATATTCAAACCGGCGGCACGCTCTGGCTCACGCCCGGCAACATTAGTCGCCGCTCCCGCAGCGACGCCACCTGTGATCACACGCCCGCCGTGTTGCGCATCGACGTGAGCAAGGAGGCGTATCTTTGCTCGCATATCGAAGTGCCGCATCGGCCGTTCGACGAGGTCTTTCATCCGGCGGTGGCCGACGACGCGCCGGTCGACAGCCAATCGGCGTTTGTCGCCGGGCTGGCCGAATTGCAGGCGCGCCGCACCGCCAGCGGCGCCGGCTTGATCGACTTCTTGAAGCAGAACGTCGCTACCTTGGAAGGCGATGTCGCCGCCGAAATTCTCTCCCTGGCAAACGAGGTCACAGCACATGAGTAA
- a CDS encoding DNA repair protein: protein MTTPQLLPTAPQAARKRVDRLVAAREQRVRESRRLAKQFDELNRYLELAPKVSEALEKISEQLFQQLLRVVEEKLTIALSEVLEQPIRLRAEAGFKHKAASVEFWIERDGNKEDIMQGQGGSVANILSVGLRMFALATLDDTLHRRFLVLDEQDCWLRPDLVPRLVKIVRDAGQALGFQVIMISHHDISIFEQYADKLIQLVPTVDGVEVRERAVDPIESDRN, encoded by the coding sequence GTGACCACGCCCCAACTGTTGCCTACCGCTCCGCAAGCGGCGCGCAAACGCGTCGATCGCCTGGTCGCCGCGCGCGAGCAGCGCGTCCGCGAATCGCGCCGGTTGGCAAAACAATTCGACGAGCTGAACCGCTATCTGGAACTGGCGCCCAAAGTCTCCGAGGCGCTCGAAAAGATCAGCGAGCAACTATTTCAACAATTGCTGCGCGTCGTTGAGGAAAAACTCACCATCGCGCTCTCCGAGGTCTTGGAGCAGCCCATTCGACTCCGCGCCGAGGCGGGCTTCAAACACAAGGCCGCGTCGGTCGAGTTCTGGATCGAGCGCGACGGCAACAAAGAAGACATCATGCAAGGGCAGGGGGGCTCCGTCGCCAATATCCTCAGTGTGGGCCTGCGGATGTTCGCCTTGGCCACCCTCGACGATACTCTCCACCGTCGCTTTCTCGTCCTCGACGAGCAAGATTGCTGGCTCCGCCCCGATCTCGTTCCCCGGCTGGTCAAGATCGTGCGCGACGCCGGCCAAGCGCTCGGCTTTCAGGTCATCATGATCAGTCACCACGACATTTCGATCTTCGAACAATACGCCGACAAGTTGATTCAGCTTGTGCCAACCGTCGACGGCGTCGAGGTGCGCGAGCGCGCGGTCGATCCGATCGAGAGCGATCGCAACTAG
- a CDS encoding PQQ-like beta-propeller repeat protein, which translates to MPSRIAVATVALLSLVTLPALAENWPQFRGPNAAGLPEGTHLATDWGPNQNIAWKVDLPGAAWSQPIAWGDRIYLTTAVTEDQSMPAVGQAGGGRRAGSRSEATTPKSAADDPETKADSKADKPRERSGRGNPHGSVGQSDKVFQWHVLCLDRKTGKVLWDQTAHEGKPTLPIHRTNTYASETPVTDGERVYAYFGMTGLYCYDMEGKLLWKKDLGNFPMMFGWGTGSSPALYEDRLFIQCDNERESFLVALDKRSGDELWRVEREEKSNWSTPFIWKNKARTELVTAGGRQMRGYDPADGKLLWEMAGVRGRCSATPVASDELLYLGVGGGPGGLGPLVAVKAGASGDISIGKEETSNAGVAWKIQRSGPPMASPLLYENCLYILDQGGGIVGCYDAATGKEHYRQRIDGARSFTSSPWGYDGKVFCLDEDGQTFVLAPGPELKVLDTNKLDDTFWSSVAVAGDLLLLRGVDALYAIGPKAN; encoded by the coding sequence ATGCCGTCTCGCATTGCTGTCGCAACAGTGGCGCTATTGAGCCTGGTCACGCTGCCGGCGCTGGCCGAGAACTGGCCGCAGTTTCGCGGACCCAATGCGGCCGGACTGCCCGAGGGTACGCATCTGGCGACCGATTGGGGGCCGAACCAGAACATTGCCTGGAAGGTCGATCTGCCCGGGGCGGCGTGGTCGCAGCCGATCGCCTGGGGCGACCGCATCTATTTGACGACTGCGGTGACCGAAGATCAGTCGATGCCGGCGGTGGGTCAGGCGGGAGGCGGCCGGCGCGCGGGAAGCCGCAGCGAAGCTACCACGCCGAAGTCCGCCGCCGACGATCCAGAGACCAAGGCCGATAGCAAAGCCGACAAGCCGCGCGAACGCTCTGGGCGAGGAAATCCGCATGGCAGCGTCGGACAGTCCGACAAGGTGTTTCAATGGCATGTGCTGTGCCTGGATCGAAAGACAGGCAAGGTGCTGTGGGATCAAACGGCGCACGAAGGCAAGCCGACGTTGCCGATCCATCGGACGAACACCTACGCCTCGGAGACGCCCGTCACCGACGGCGAACGCGTGTACGCCTACTTTGGCATGACCGGACTGTATTGCTACGACATGGAGGGCAAGCTGCTGTGGAAGAAGGACCTGGGTAATTTTCCGATGATGTTTGGCTGGGGGACCGGTAGCTCGCCGGCGCTTTACGAAGATCGGCTATTCATTCAATGCGACAACGAGCGCGAGTCGTTTCTGGTGGCGCTCGACAAGCGCAGCGGCGATGAATTGTGGCGCGTGGAGCGCGAGGAAAAATCAAACTGGTCGACGCCGTTCATTTGGAAGAACAAGGCGCGCACCGAACTGGTGACGGCTGGCGGGCGCCAGATGCGGGGTTATGACCCGGCTGACGGCAAGTTGCTGTGGGAAATGGCGGGCGTGCGGGGCCGCTGCTCGGCGACGCCGGTCGCCAGCGACGAGTTGTTGTATCTTGGCGTTGGCGGAGGGCCTGGCGGACTGGGGCCATTGGTCGCGGTGAAGGCGGGCGCCAGCGGCGACATTTCGATTGGCAAAGAAGAAACTTCCAACGCCGGAGTGGCGTGGAAGATTCAGCGTTCGGGGCCGCCCATGGCCTCGCCGCTCTTGTATGAAAACTGCCTGTACATCCTGGATCAAGGGGGCGGCATCGTCGGTTGCTATGACGCGGCGACCGGCAAGGAGCATTACCGCCAACGGATCGACGGCGCCAGGAGTTTTACCTCGTCTCCCTGGGGATACGACGGCAAAGTGTTCTGTCTCGATGAGGACGGCCAGACCTTTGTGTTGGCGCCGGGACCGGAACTGAAGGTGCTTGACACCAACAAACTGGACGACACCTTTTGGTCGAGCGTGGCGGTGGCCGGCGACCTGCTGCTGTTGCGCGGCGTTGACGCACTGTACGCGATCGGGCCGAAGGCCAATTGA
- the ureG gene encoding urease accessory protein UreG: MKKITRIGVGGPVGSGKTAIIEAMAPTLIEMGVKVLIITNDVVTTEDAKHVQRTLKGVLIEERILGVETGACPHTAVREDPSMNLAAVEDMESRFPDTDLVLIESGGDNLTLTFSPALVDFFIYVIDVGAGDKIPRKNGPGITQSDILVINKTDLAPHVGASLEVMDHDSRLMRGKKPFVFTNCKTGEGIPQLVSLIRENVLFDLKLPTG, translated from the coding sequence ATGAAGAAAATCACGCGCATTGGAGTGGGGGGGCCTGTCGGCTCGGGCAAGACGGCCATCATCGAGGCGATGGCGCCGACTTTGATCGAAATGGGGGTCAAGGTGCTCATCATCACCAACGACGTGGTGACGACCGAGGACGCCAAGCATGTGCAGCGCACGCTCAAGGGAGTCTTGATTGAGGAGCGGATCCTTGGCGTGGAGACGGGCGCCTGCCCACACACGGCGGTGCGCGAAGACCCGAGCATGAATCTGGCGGCGGTGGAGGACATGGAGTCGCGCTTTCCCGACACCGATCTGGTGTTGATTGAGAGCGGCGGCGACAACCTGACGTTGACGTTCAGCCCGGCGCTGGTCGATTTCTTTATTTATGTGATCGACGTGGGCGCGGGGGACAAGATTCCGCGCAAAAACGGGCCGGGCATCACGCAGTCGGATATTCTGGTGATCAACAAAACCGATCTGGCGCCGCACGTTGGCGCCAGCCTGGAAGTGATGGATCACGACTCGCGCCTGATGCGCGGCAAGAAGCCGTTTGTGTTCACCAACTGCAAGACGGGCGAAGGCATACCGCAGTTAGTGAGCCTGATTCGCGAGAATGTGCTGTTCGACTTGAAGCTGCCTACGGGGTGA
- a CDS encoding urease accessory protein UreD, producing MRPWDGARELAPYQDEPPQLPSGSFGKNAWLRLAFERRGERTVLTEAFRRAPLIVQRALYWDEEMPGLPCVFIITNSGGILQGDRYEIEMELAAGAQAHVTTQAATKIHEMDANFAAQSQHISLADGAYLEYLPDPVIPHRHARFHTHTTVSIAPSATLLYSEIIMGGRKYYGDGELYQYDLFSSTVSAAREERELFVEKFLIEPARNELRQPGSMGAFDVFGNVLLLTPKAHADAIFAETPAEWRPEEGWAAGASRLPNDAGLIYKVLGAEAHLVKARVREFWSRVRPIVAGAAVPAEFPWR from the coding sequence ATGCGGCCCTGGGACGGCGCGCGCGAATTGGCGCCTTATCAAGACGAACCACCGCAATTGCCCAGCGGATCGTTTGGCAAGAACGCTTGGCTGCGCTTGGCGTTTGAGCGACGCGGCGAGCGGACGGTTTTGACTGAGGCGTTTCGCCGCGCGCCGCTTATTGTGCAGCGCGCGCTGTATTGGGATGAGGAAATGCCGGGCCTGCCGTGCGTGTTCATCATCACCAACTCGGGGGGAATCTTGCAGGGGGATCGCTACGAGATCGAAATGGAACTGGCGGCCGGGGCCCAGGCGCACGTCACTACGCAAGCGGCGACGAAGATCCATGAAATGGACGCCAACTTCGCCGCGCAGTCGCAACACATCTCGCTGGCCGACGGCGCGTATCTCGAGTATCTGCCCGACCCAGTGATTCCGCATCGGCACGCGCGTTTTCACACGCACACCACCGTTTCGATCGCGCCCTCGGCCACGCTGCTCTACTCCGAGATCATCATGGGCGGACGCAAGTATTATGGCGACGGCGAGTTGTATCAGTATGATTTGTTTTCATCCACGGTCAGCGCGGCGCGCGAAGAGCGCGAGTTGTTCGTGGAGAAGTTCTTGATTGAGCCGGCGCGAAACGAATTGCGGCAGCCGGGAAGCATGGGGGCGTTCGATGTGTTTGGCAACGTGCTACTGCTGACCCCCAAGGCGCACGCCGACGCGATCTTTGCCGAGACGCCGGCCGAGTGGCGCCCTGAGGAGGGTTGGGCGGCGGGGGCCAGCCGACTGCCGAACGACGCCGGCCTGATCTATAAGGTGCTCGGCGCCGAGGCGCATCTGGTCAAGGCGCGCGTGCGGGAGTTCTGGTCACGCGTGCGGCCGATTGTGGCGGGCGCCGCCGTGCCGGCGGAATTTCCCTGGCGCTAG
- a CDS encoding ATP-binding protein, with amino-acid sequence MITRIELRNFMSHEHTVIEPAAGLTVIVGPNNCGKSALVAALKVLCQNGRNKHVVRHGAKECSVEVHTSDGHKIRWRRRNDSTSYLIDDTPFDRLKTGIPDQLHQLLRLPEVPVSDKESFDIHFGEQKAPLFLINSPASHAAQFFASSSDASRLVEMQRLHRERSQEKQREKKLLEQRSLALSAELETLEPAVDLEARVESLEAEHRQLVALQTRVDAAAVALRTLQVHSLRTDQLDQHVTSLAPLASPPILADTGVLAALCAALHAADRNCQLAAQRSAALDAVAAPPELADEVPLQTLATNIGKLARQSSRLADLSAAAVQLSPPPPLEDVLALERLIQHLTVAQRNEHSDRQRESVLRSLTEPPATSDEVALAGLISAMRDAGRLASQHASQLDIVSRVEPLPALADPSEIARHLDHWSQATVALAELESVLAESAADLAAAADDLRRWAADQGVCPTCGSPIDGDALLASAASGRPEHQHG; translated from the coding sequence TTGATCACGCGCATCGAACTGCGCAACTTCATGTCGCACGAGCACACGGTGATCGAGCCCGCCGCCGGGCTTACCGTGATCGTGGGCCCCAACAACTGCGGCAAGAGCGCGCTGGTGGCCGCCCTCAAAGTGCTCTGCCAGAACGGGCGAAACAAGCACGTCGTTCGCCACGGCGCCAAGGAATGTTCGGTTGAGGTGCATACCAGCGACGGTCATAAGATTCGCTGGCGGCGCCGCAACGATTCGACCAGCTACTTAATCGACGATACGCCGTTCGATCGCCTCAAGACCGGCATTCCCGACCAGTTGCACCAACTGCTACGCCTGCCAGAGGTGCCGGTCAGCGACAAAGAGTCGTTCGATATTCATTTTGGCGAACAAAAGGCGCCGCTGTTTCTGATCAATTCACCGGCGTCGCACGCCGCGCAATTCTTCGCCTCGTCGTCCGACGCCAGTCGTTTGGTCGAAATGCAGCGCCTCCATCGCGAACGCAGCCAAGAAAAGCAACGCGAGAAAAAGCTGCTCGAACAACGTTCGCTGGCCCTGAGCGCCGAGTTGGAGACGCTTGAACCGGCTGTCGATCTGGAAGCGCGCGTTGAGTCGCTTGAGGCCGAACATCGTCAACTGGTCGCACTGCAAACGCGGGTTGACGCTGCCGCCGTCGCCTTGCGGACGTTGCAGGTTCACTCCCTTCGCACAGATCAACTCGATCAACATGTCACTTCACTTGCGCCGCTGGCGTCCCCGCCAATCCTCGCCGACACGGGCGTACTGGCCGCGCTCTGTGCTGCCCTGCACGCCGCGGATCGGAACTGCCAGCTTGCCGCGCAGCGTTCCGCGGCGCTGGACGCTGTCGCGGCGCCGCCAGAATTGGCCGACGAAGTCCCGCTGCAAACTCTCGCGACGAATATCGGCAAGCTAGCGCGCCAATCAAGCCGCTTGGCCGATCTGTCAGCGGCCGCCGTTCAATTGTCGCCTCCTCCACCGCTGGAAGACGTCCTCGCGCTGGAACGATTGATTCAACATTTGACGGTTGCGCAGCGCAACGAACATAGCGATCGGCAGCGTGAGTCGGTCTTGCGGTCGCTCACCGAGCCGCCGGCAACGTCCGACGAGGTCGCCTTGGCGGGCCTGATCTCGGCGATGAGGGATGCCGGGCGTCTTGCCAGCCAGCACGCCAGCCAGCTTGACATCGTTAGCAGAGTCGAGCCACTGCCGGCGCTAGCCGATCCCAGCGAGATCGCGCGACACTTGGACCACTGGAGTCAGGCGACCGTCGCGCTCGCCGAGTTGGAATCCGTGCTCGCCGAGTCCGCGGCCGACCTGGCCGCCGCCGCCGATGATCTGCGCCGCTGGGCCGCCGATCAAGGCGTGTGCCCCACCTGCGGCTCGCCGATCGATGGTGATGCGCTCCTTGCCAGCGCGGCCAGCGGCCGCCCGGAGCATCAGCATGGCTGA